The segment GTGGCTCTGCGCGTCACGGCCCGCAATCTCGCCAGCAACTCCCGCATGGAGAATGTCTTCGGAAGATAGTCGTCCGCACCGACCTCGAGACCTACGATGCGGTCCATCTCATCACCTCGCGAGGTCAGCATCAGCACCGGGACCATGCTTGCCTTGCGGATGCCTTTCAGCACCTCAAAGCCGTCCATCCCCGGCAGCATCACATCGAGGATTACCGCGTGCCACTCTTCGGAAGTCGCACGCGCCACGCCGTCTGGTCCAGTGTGTACCGCCTGCACATCATAGCCCAGCGGCTCAAGATAATCGCGCAGCAGCTCGCACAGCTCGCGGTCATCATCCACGAGCAGGAGACGTGGTTCGCGCACTTCTGACTGGCTCACAGTTGCACTAACTGCACCCCAATCCCCGGCCTGCAAGCCTTCCTTAACACAATCTTTACAAAACTCCGGTCCTCGACTCATCGCCGCTTTACGGGGCCATGGTTCACTCCCACCATGAGAACTTCATCTCTTCTCGTAGTGGCGTGCGCCGTCGCCGTCATCCCTGTCAGCATCACCCATGCCCACCCCGGCCATGAAGGGGAGGGAAATGACACGGGCAGCTTCGTCTTTGCCTCATTCGCTGTCGCGGCGAAATCCTCGGCGACAGTGAGCACCAGTCAGGTGACCACCACGGTGGAGGGCGATACCCGCATCGTGCGTAGCAATGGCATGCCGGATCACCGTCCGGGGCAATTTCCCAATCGCGGC is part of the Roseimicrobium gellanilyticum genome and harbors:
- a CDS encoding response regulator transcription factor, with the translated sequence MREPRLLLVDDDRELCELLRDYLEPLGYDVQAVHTGPDGVARATSEEWHAVILDVMLPGMDGFEVLKGIRKASMVPVLMLTSRGDEMDRIVGLEVGADDYLPKTFSMRELLARLRAVTRRATMHTAQPGGTAQDDEVQPEVVVGPLRVNPNNRVALLADKPLSLTPVEFDILHSLARARGRVKTREQLLDEIRDREWEVFDRSVDVHIAALRKKLGDDARQPRFIRTLRSAGYMLVDPESP